TGCAGCTCCCCGGCCTCGAAGGCCAGCAGCCACTCGTAGTCGCCGAGGGCGAAGGACGACACCGTGTTGGCCAGCACGTCGGGGTACGGCGCGGCCATCCGGCCGTGCTCGGCGAGCATGGTGCGACGCTCGTCGTCGGGCAGCAGGTACCACTCGTAGGAGCGGACGAAGGGGTAGACGCAGAGGTAGTCCCCAGCCGGGTGGCCGCCCATGAAGGCCGGCACGTGGCCGCGGTTGAACTCCGCCGGGCGGTGCAGCCCGACCTGGGACCAGACCGGGGTCAGGTCCGCCCCGAGCTCGCTGCCGCGCAGCGCCAGGTAGGCGTCCTGCAGGGTGTCCGACGACGGCGCGTGCCACCAGACCATCAGGTCGGCGTCGGCGCGGAGCCCGGCCACGTCGTACCACCCGCGGATCACGAGGTCGCCGCCGCGGGTGGCCTCCTCGACCGCGGCCAGGGCGGCCGCCGCGTCACCTCCGGCGCCCGCGTCCCGGCGGAACACCGAGTACATGACGTAGCGGATGGTGCTGTTGATCTCCTCAGCCTGACTGACCGGTACCGACACGCGTGCGACCTGCTTCCTCTCGTGGACGTCCGTGACCGGGGCCCGCTGGGACCACGGCCCCGTTGCTCCCTGATTGCATCACGCGGCCGGGAGCACCTGCGCCGCAGCCCGCAGCCCC
The sequence above is a segment of the Auraticoccus monumenti genome. Coding sequences within it:
- the hemQ gene encoding hydrogen peroxide-dependent heme synthase is translated as MSVPVSQAEEINSTIRYVMYSVFRRDAGAGGDAAAALAAVEEATRGGDLVIRGWYDVAGLRADADLMVWWHAPSSDTLQDAYLALRGSELGADLTPVWSQVGLHRPAEFNRGHVPAFMGGHPAGDYLCVYPFVRSYEWYLLPDDERRTMLAEHGRMAAPYPDVLANTVSSFALGDYEWLLAFEAGELHRIVDLMRALRAAAARRHTREELPFYTGRRRDLADIVASW